One genomic segment of Nocardia spumae includes these proteins:
- a CDS encoding roadblock/LC7 domain-containing protein, translated as MTTSIPAQLDWLLEQLLSRTPRTRHALLLSSDGLKICHTPELSVDKADQLAAIAAGIQSLSHGASVEFGDGRTGVRQSMTEFYGGILFIVEAGMGAHIAVVAAAEADAGLVGHNMSELVEQLGEHLSATPRGPRP; from the coding sequence ATGACCACTTCCATACCGGCGCAGCTGGATTGGCTGCTCGAGCAATTGCTGTCACGTACCCCGCGCACCCGCCACGCCCTGCTGCTGTCCAGCGACGGCCTCAAGATCTGTCACACCCCGGAGCTATCGGTGGACAAGGCCGATCAGCTGGCCGCGATCGCGGCCGGCATCCAGAGCCTCTCGCACGGCGCCTCCGTCGAATTCGGCGACGGCCGCACCGGCGTCCGGCAATCGATGACGGAGTTCTACGGCGGCATCCTGTTCATCGTCGAGGCCGGTATGGGCGCCCACATCGCCGTGGTCGCCGCCGCCGAAGCCGATGCCGGCCTGGTCGGCCACAATATGAGCGAACTGGTCGAACAACTGGGCGAACATCTGTCCGCCACGCCGCGCGGTCCGCGGCCGTGA
- a CDS encoding TerD family protein yields MADEQGRAPAGEPLEFARVGLSWDPAHGRHWYGPRRSAVDLNASAVLLSGATAAEVVYHQQLISTDGAVRLLGDSVNGEDDGDDEIITLDLTRVRAEITAIAVIVTCYSGQTFADIDNGRCRILDAAGTELSGRDLPASGDTGMIVGLFTRTADGWHFREKVVGIEAAHPVEALPHLTPLLR; encoded by the coding sequence ATGGCCGACGAACAGGGACGAGCACCGGCCGGCGAGCCGCTGGAATTCGCCCGGGTGGGGCTGAGCTGGGATCCCGCGCACGGACGGCACTGGTACGGCCCCCGCCGGTCGGCCGTCGACCTCAACGCGTCCGCGGTCCTGCTCAGCGGCGCGACCGCGGCGGAGGTCGTCTACCACCAGCAGCTCATCTCCACCGACGGCGCGGTGCGACTGCTCGGCGACAGCGTCAACGGCGAGGACGACGGTGACGACGAGATCATCACCCTCGACCTGACCCGGGTGCGGGCCGAGATCACCGCGATCGCCGTGATCGTCACCTGCTACAGCGGACAGACTTTCGCCGATATCGACAACGGGCGCTGCCGGATCCTCGATGCGGCGGGTACCGAACTCTCCGGTCGCGATCTGCCCGCGAGCGGCGACACCGGGATGATCGTCGGCCTGTTCACCCGCACCGCGGATGGCTGGCACTTCCGCGAGAAGGTTGTCGGGATCGAGGCCGCGCATCCGGTCGAGGCACTACCCCATCTGACACCGCTGCTGCGCTGA
- a CDS encoding sensor histidine kinase — protein sequence MPSPHRWTWVLPVALCATVGAAACYTVLRFCSGTERIVVCVTAAVAALALAAATGLATHLRDQVIRYREAHERAERAAANYVVESEARFAAAHDAATAANREASGSENRRVAAMAAFAGAAGRMQAMTTSMLAELREMEHRHGDPAVLADLLALDHRTAQAGRLADSVAVLSGARSGRRWAKPIAMESILRGAMGRVAGYRRVRLRAIAEIAIAGHAAEGVMHTLAELIDNACNFSPPTTEVHVYAAEVPAGVVVTIEDSGLVMSDSALRRAEQAVSGAPAGAGADLSSLTGTRLGLAVVGNLARKHTLTVSYRPSAIGGTAVVVVIPRDLTTRLDRAPGSTAPIRLPPAAPLAAPPAARPFGPPVGGIAERREVAEAPVEHGGAPIAPAAGQIAEALPKRRRGSTFAAVHPDGLPGATTENSAYPPARPAALGAFQRAFSAPDTDAPPTASPSTASPSTASPSTALEHDR from the coding sequence GTGCCGTCTCCGCACAGGTGGACGTGGGTACTTCCGGTCGCGCTCTGCGCGACGGTGGGCGCCGCGGCCTGCTACACCGTGCTGCGGTTCTGCTCCGGCACCGAGCGGATCGTCGTCTGCGTCACCGCCGCGGTCGCCGCACTGGCACTCGCCGCGGCGACCGGCCTTGCCACCCACCTGCGTGACCAGGTAATTCGCTACCGCGAGGCGCACGAACGCGCCGAGCGGGCCGCGGCGAACTACGTCGTCGAGAGCGAGGCCCGCTTCGCCGCCGCCCACGATGCCGCGACCGCGGCGAACCGGGAAGCGAGCGGCAGCGAGAACCGCCGGGTGGCGGCGATGGCGGCGTTCGCCGGGGCGGCGGGGCGCATGCAGGCGATGACCACTTCCATGCTGGCCGAACTGCGCGAGATGGAACACCGGCACGGCGATCCGGCGGTACTGGCCGATCTCCTGGCCCTCGATCACCGCACCGCCCAGGCCGGCCGGCTGGCCGACAGTGTCGCGGTGCTCAGCGGTGCGCGGTCCGGCCGCCGGTGGGCCAAACCCATTGCGATGGAATCGATTCTGCGTGGGGCGATGGGCCGGGTCGCCGGATACCGGCGGGTGCGGCTGCGCGCGATCGCCGAGATCGCGATCGCCGGCCACGCCGCCGAAGGTGTGATGCACACACTGGCCGAGTTGATCGACAACGCGTGCAACTTCTCCCCGCCGACCACCGAGGTACACGTCTACGCCGCCGAGGTACCGGCCGGAGTGGTCGTCACCATCGAGGACAGCGGCCTGGTGATGAGCGATTCCGCCCTGCGCCGCGCCGAACAGGCGGTATCGGGCGCCCCGGCCGGCGCGGGCGCGGATCTGTCCTCACTGACCGGCACCCGGCTCGGACTCGCGGTGGTCGGGAATCTGGCTCGCAAACATACGCTGACCGTGTCGTACCGGCCGTCCGCGATCGGCGGAACCGCTGTGGTGGTGGTGATTCCGCGCGACCTCACCACGCGCCTGGATCGTGCGCCGGGCTCGACCGCGCCGATTCGACTGCCACCCGCCGCGCCACTCGCGGCACCGCCGGCGGCACGCCCGTTCGGCCCCCCGGTGGGCGGCATCGCCGAGCGGCGCGAGGTCGCCGAAGCGCCCGTAGAACACGGTGGCGCACCGATCGCACCGGCAGCCGGGCAGATCGCCGAGGCGCTGCCCAAGCGCCGGCGCGGCAGCACCTTCGCCGCCGTTCACCCCGATGGGCTGCCCGGCGCGACCACCGAGAACTCCGCGTACCCACCGGCGCGCCCCGCGGCACTGGGCGCCTTCCAGCGGGCCTTCTCGGCGCCGGACACCGACGCGCCGCCGACCGCCTCCCCTTCGACCGCCTCCCCTTCGACCGCCTCCCCTTCGACCGCCCTGGAGCACGATCGATGA
- a CDS encoding SDR family NAD(P)-dependent oxidoreductase translates to MAAEPNENIDPHRYGPWAVIAGGSEGVGAEFADRLAAAGIDIVLLARREGPLAETAERIRARGARVRTLAVDLTASDAAEKVAAATADIEVGLLIFNAGANTHSAEFLDGDLDAFAAMNALNVTTPLALVHHFGRGMRERRRGGIVLVGSLTGYSGSARHTVYGGSKAYLRIFAESLWLELRDHQVDVLHLVLGVTRTPAMARAGLNFDIPGMRVAEPADVAREGLAHLADGPVFVAGGNAETAARSSGPDRAAIVLGGHRRMRKLLGLPGDRP, encoded by the coding sequence ATGGCCGCAGAACCGAACGAGAACATCGATCCGCATCGCTACGGGCCGTGGGCTGTCATCGCCGGTGGCTCGGAAGGAGTCGGCGCCGAATTCGCCGATCGGCTCGCCGCGGCGGGCATCGATATCGTGCTCCTGGCACGCCGCGAGGGACCGCTGGCCGAGACCGCCGAGCGGATTCGCGCGCGCGGCGCGCGGGTGCGCACCCTGGCAGTGGATCTGACCGCCTCCGATGCGGCCGAGAAGGTCGCCGCCGCCACCGCCGATATCGAGGTCGGGCTGCTGATCTTCAACGCCGGAGCCAATACCCACAGCGCCGAATTCCTCGACGGCGACCTCGACGCGTTCGCCGCCATGAACGCACTGAACGTGACCACTCCGCTGGCATTGGTCCATCACTTCGGGCGCGGTATGCGGGAGCGGCGCCGCGGCGGCATCGTCCTGGTGGGCTCGCTCACCGGATACAGCGGTTCGGCCCGGCACACCGTCTACGGCGGCTCCAAGGCGTACCTGCGCATCTTCGCCGAGAGTCTGTGGCTGGAACTACGCGACCATCAGGTCGACGTCCTGCATCTGGTCCTCGGGGTGACCCGGACTCCGGCCATGGCGCGAGCCGGGCTGAACTTCGATATTCCGGGTATGCGGGTGGCCGAACCGGCCGACGTGGCCCGGGAGGGCCTGGCGCACCTCGCCGACGGGCCGGTGTTCGTCGCCGGCGGCAACGCGGAGACGGCGGCGCGCAGCAGTGGTCCCGATCGCGCCGCGATCGTACTGGGCGGGCATCGCCGGATGCGGAAGTTGCTGGGCCTGCCCGGAGACCGTCCGTGA
- a CDS encoding long-chain-fatty-acid--CoA ligase, translating to MYLTQGLHRAVQQNPNGIMTICGDRVRTFAEGADRVARLGSALRELGVAAGDRVAILALNSDRYLEYLLAVPWAGGAVNPVNIRWSPAEIAYSLVDSDTAVLLVDDAFAPMVPALRAAAPVLRTVIHCGDGPAPDGLLSYEDLIAGAEPVDDVRRGGDAPAGIFYTGGTTGHPKGVVLSHANLQISALGSQSTGYLAQPGARYLHAAPMFHLADLAGCVTQIMMGGAQVMVPAFEPVAVMEAVAAHGVTDTLLVPVMIQMVVDHPRVAEFDLSSVRGVVYGASPIAQAVLERAIRAFPQARFAQAYGMTELSPVATLLGPEDHLAGRLRSAGRAAPHAEVRIADADDNEVARGTVGEILVRGGHVMLGYWNKPEETAAALRGGWMHTGDGGYMDDEGYVYIVDRMKDMIVSGGENVYSAEVENAVSAHPAVAACAVIGVPDEEWGERVHAVIVCHPGATVTVGEIREHAKELIAGYKAPRTIELVASLPVSGAGKILKRELRKQYWGESERQVH from the coding sequence ATGTATCTCACCCAGGGTTTGCATCGGGCCGTACAACAGAACCCGAACGGGATCATGACGATCTGCGGCGATCGGGTCCGGACCTTCGCCGAGGGGGCCGATCGGGTGGCGCGGCTCGGGTCGGCGCTGCGGGAACTGGGCGTCGCCGCGGGCGACCGGGTCGCGATCCTGGCGCTCAACAGCGATCGCTATCTGGAATATCTGCTGGCGGTGCCGTGGGCCGGGGGTGCGGTGAATCCGGTCAACATCCGCTGGAGCCCGGCCGAGATCGCGTATTCGCTCGTCGACTCCGATACCGCGGTGCTCTTGGTCGACGATGCCTTCGCCCCGATGGTGCCCGCGCTGCGGGCGGCGGCGCCGGTCCTGCGCACCGTGATCCATTGCGGCGACGGCCCGGCGCCCGACGGCCTGCTGTCCTACGAGGATCTGATCGCCGGTGCGGAACCGGTCGATGACGTACGCCGCGGCGGTGACGCCCCGGCCGGCATCTTCTACACCGGCGGCACCACCGGCCATCCCAAGGGGGTCGTGCTCAGCCACGCCAACCTGCAGATCTCCGCCCTGGGCAGTCAGTCCACCGGCTATCTCGCCCAGCCGGGTGCGCGCTATCTGCACGCCGCGCCGATGTTCCATCTGGCGGATCTGGCCGGTTGCGTCACCCAGATCATGATGGGGGGCGCGCAGGTGATGGTTCCGGCCTTCGAACCCGTGGCGGTGATGGAAGCCGTTGCCGCGCACGGTGTTACCGACACTCTGCTGGTGCCCGTGATGATCCAGATGGTGGTCGACCACCCCCGGGTGGCGGAGTTCGACCTGTCCAGCGTGCGTGGCGTCGTCTACGGCGCCTCGCCGATCGCGCAGGCGGTCCTGGAACGTGCCATCCGGGCGTTCCCACAGGCGCGCTTCGCGCAGGCCTACGGCATGACCGAATTGTCACCGGTGGCGACGCTGCTCGGTCCCGAGGATCATCTAGCCGGCCGGTTGCGGTCGGCGGGCCGGGCGGCGCCGCATGCCGAGGTGCGGATCGCCGACGCCGACGACAACGAGGTGGCGCGCGGCACGGTGGGTGAAATCCTGGTGCGCGGCGGCCATGTGATGCTCGGCTACTGGAACAAGCCGGAGGAGACCGCCGCGGCGCTGCGGGGTGGCTGGATGCACACCGGTGACGGCGGCTATATGGACGACGAGGGCTACGTCTACATCGTCGACCGTATGAAGGACATGATCGTCAGCGGTGGGGAGAACGTGTATTCCGCCGAGGTGGAGAACGCCGTCTCCGCCCATCCCGCGGTCGCGGCCTGCGCGGTGATCGGTGTGCCGGACGAGGAGTGGGGCGAGCGCGTGCACGCGGTGATCGTCTGTCATCCGGGGGCGACGGTGACGGTCGGCGAGATCCGCGAGCACGCCAAGGAACTGATCGCCGGTTACAAGGCGCCGCGCACCATCGAACTGGTCGCGAGCCTGCCGGTCTCCGGCGCCGGCAAGATTCTCAAACGCGAACTGCGCAAACAGTATTGGGGTGAGTCCGAGCGACAGGTGCACTGA
- a CDS encoding GTP-binding protein: MAATARLGLKVVIVGGFGVGKTTMVRAVSEIRPLDTEATMTSLGLGIDDPSGVPAKSTTTVAFDFGRITIDAEHVLYLFGAPGQERFWFLWDRLFTGALGAIVLVDPTRITDSWYAIDRLEHQQTPFVVTCNIFGPTRHDDDRLRAALDLDADVPLIECDARSRDSGKRVLIALVEHLRAAGPRAAPTRESTR; this comes from the coding sequence CTGGCCGCGACCGCCCGGCTCGGCCTCAAGGTGGTGATCGTCGGCGGATTCGGTGTCGGCAAGACCACCATGGTTCGCGCGGTGAGCGAGATCCGACCGCTCGACACCGAGGCGACCATGACCTCCTTGGGCCTGGGGATCGACGATCCGTCCGGCGTTCCGGCCAAATCGACCACGACCGTGGCCTTCGATTTCGGCCGCATCACCATCGACGCCGAACATGTGCTGTACCTGTTCGGCGCGCCCGGTCAGGAGAGGTTCTGGTTCCTGTGGGATCGACTGTTCACCGGGGCGCTCGGCGCCATCGTGCTCGTCGATCCGACTCGGATCACCGATTCCTGGTATGCGATCGACCGGCTCGAGCATCAGCAGACACCGTTCGTGGTGACGTGCAACATCTTCGGGCCCACCCGCCACGACGACGACCGGCTGCGGGCGGCGCTGGATCTGGATGCCGATGTGCCCCTGATCGAATGTGACGCCCGCTCACGAGATTCGGGCAAACGCGTTCTCATCGCCCTGGTCGAACATCTGCGGGCCGCCGGTCCGCGGGCCGCACCCACGCGGGAGTCCACTCGATGA
- a CDS encoding cytochrome P450: MTTPPAHPGCPVAPADPVPLSGPRFHTDPQRLYREMRRTHGPVVAVELIGGIPAWLVIGYREVHQVTSDPELFPRDVARWNQWPHIPEDWPLLPMVGSPMPSIYFTAGAEHLRHLAMVEPALDQVDPFGLRRACEALADRLIDGFCGRGHTDLIAEFAEPLPVLALGWVIGFPDEQSADLAWTMKTLADGGADAQPAYGRFAEHMRRLVAMKKTCPGDDLTSRMLRSGERFSDEEYALDLMAVTAAGQLPTSDWIGNSVRLMLTDDRFAAALGGGRHSVGQAMNEVLWEDTPTQILAGRWAARDTRLADKTIRRGDMLLLGLAGANADPHVRQDLSDSLAPAHSGNSAHFAFSYGEYRCPFPAQQIAEIIARTGIEVLLDRLPDLDLAVAATELTRRPSPFLRGMTALPVTFTPVRTVGGTS, translated from the coding sequence ATGACCACCCCGCCCGCGCACCCTGGCTGTCCCGTCGCGCCCGCCGATCCGGTTCCGTTGAGCGGCCCTCGCTTCCACACCGATCCACAACGGCTGTACCGGGAGATGCGCCGTACCCACGGCCCGGTCGTCGCCGTCGAGCTGATTGGCGGGATCCCGGCCTGGCTGGTGATCGGATATCGCGAGGTCCATCAGGTCACCAGCGATCCCGAACTGTTCCCGCGCGATGTGGCGCGCTGGAATCAATGGCCGCACATCCCCGAGGACTGGCCACTGCTACCGATGGTCGGCAGCCCGATGCCGTCGATCTACTTCACCGCCGGCGCCGAGCACCTACGCCATCTGGCGATGGTGGAGCCGGCGCTGGACCAGGTCGACCCATTCGGATTGCGCCGTGCCTGTGAGGCTTTGGCGGATCGCCTGATCGACGGATTCTGCGGGCGCGGCCACACCGACCTCATCGCCGAATTCGCCGAACCCCTCCCCGTGCTGGCACTCGGCTGGGTGATCGGGTTCCCCGACGAGCAGAGCGCGGATCTGGCCTGGACGATGAAGACCCTCGCCGACGGCGGCGCCGACGCGCAGCCCGCCTACGGCCGATTCGCCGAGCACATGCGGCGGCTGGTCGCGATGAAGAAGACCTGTCCCGGTGACGATCTGACCTCTCGGATGCTCCGCTCGGGCGAGCGGTTCAGCGATGAGGAGTACGCCCTGGACCTGATGGCCGTGACCGCCGCGGGCCAGCTGCCGACCAGTGACTGGATCGGAAATTCGGTGCGGCTGATGCTGACCGACGACCGCTTCGCCGCGGCTCTCGGCGGTGGCCGGCACAGCGTCGGACAGGCGATGAACGAGGTGCTGTGGGAGGACACCCCCACTCAGATCCTGGCCGGACGCTGGGCAGCGCGGGACACCCGGCTGGCGGACAAGACCATTCGCCGCGGCGACATGCTGCTGCTCGGCCTGGCCGGTGCCAATGCCGATCCGCATGTGCGCCAGGACCTTTCCGACTCGCTGGCGCCCGCGCACAGTGGCAACAGCGCGCATTTCGCGTTCAGCTACGGCGAATACCGCTGCCCGTTTCCGGCTCAGCAGATCGCGGAGATCATCGCGCGCACCGGCATCGAGGTGCTGTTGGATCGGCTGCCCGATCTCGATCTCGCCGTCGCCGCCACCGAACTGACCCGGCGGCCGTCGCCGTTCCTGCGCGGGATGACAGCACTGCCGGTCACCTTCACACCCGTTCGTACCGTGGGAGGTACCTCGTGA
- a CDS encoding cytochrome P450 family protein codes for MNPTCPHTAPLVIDPLVGDLGGETTRLRDGEDLTRIELLGVPAWTVTGHTLARQLLIDPRLVKDINSWSLWRDGVVTRQWPLIGMIDVGVSMFTVDGPEHRRLRIKTTQALTARRLTQVRPFIEATTAALLDDLATASGRADTVDLKSVFAYPLPMRVISELMGVDHADHPMLLDWYKKFFSLLTPQDERLAVIEALGEYFTEMVRRKSAAPADDLTSALILATDGGARLSEAEVVGNLQALVAAGHETTVSLILTTVRALLTHPEQFELVRSGQLGWEHAIEEALRWDGPVTHLLMRFATEDITVGDTVIERGEGVVMSYRAIGRDTTVHGTDADTFDITRPTAKRHISFGHGPHICPGAALARLEAAVALPALFERFPELSLGVPGDRIRNLPVLTQNDLAEFPVRLE; via the coding sequence GTGAATCCGACTTGCCCGCATACCGCACCGCTGGTGATCGACCCCCTGGTCGGTGATCTCGGCGGGGAGACCACCCGGCTGCGCGACGGTGAGGATCTGACCCGCATCGAGTTGCTGGGCGTCCCGGCCTGGACCGTCACCGGACACACCCTGGCCCGGCAGTTGCTCATCGACCCCCGACTGGTGAAGGACATCAATTCCTGGTCGCTGTGGCGCGACGGCGTGGTGACGCGGCAGTGGCCGCTGATCGGCATGATCGACGTCGGCGTGTCGATGTTCACCGTGGACGGTCCCGAACACCGCCGCCTGCGGATCAAGACCACGCAGGCGCTGACCGCCCGCCGGCTGACCCAAGTGCGTCCGTTCATCGAAGCCACCACCGCTGCCCTGCTCGACGATCTGGCCACCGCGTCCGGCCGTGCCGACACCGTGGACCTGAAATCGGTCTTCGCCTACCCACTGCCGATGCGCGTCATCAGCGAACTGATGGGTGTCGATCACGCCGACCATCCGATGCTGCTCGACTGGTACAAGAAGTTCTTCTCCCTGCTCACCCCGCAGGACGAGCGCCTGGCCGTCATCGAGGCGCTGGGCGAGTACTTCACCGAGATGGTGCGCCGCAAGTCCGCGGCGCCCGCCGACGATCTGACCAGTGCGCTGATCCTCGCCACCGACGGTGGTGCGCGGCTGAGCGAAGCCGAGGTGGTCGGCAATCTCCAAGCCCTGGTCGCCGCCGGACACGAGACCACGGTCTCGCTGATCCTCACCACCGTGCGGGCCCTGCTCACCCATCCCGAACAGTTCGAGCTGGTCCGCTCCGGTCAGCTCGGCTGGGAGCACGCGATCGAGGAGGCGCTGCGCTGGGACGGCCCGGTCACCCACCTGCTGATGCGTTTCGCGACCGAGGACATCACCGTCGGCGACACCGTGATCGAGCGGGGTGAGGGTGTGGTGATGTCGTATCGGGCCATCGGCCGCGACACCACCGTGCACGGGACCGACGCCGATACCTTCGACATCACCCGTCCGACGGCCAAGCGGCACATCAGCTTCGGTCACGGTCCGCACATCTGCCCGGGCGCCGCACTGGCCCGGCTCGAGGCCGCCGTCGCGCTGCCCGCGCTGTTCGAGCGCTTTCCGGAGTTGTCGCTCGGGGTGCCGGGCGATCGGATCCGCAATCTCCCCGTGCTGACCCAGAACGATCTGGCGGAGTTCCCGGTCCGGCTCGAGTAG
- a CDS encoding CocE/NonD family hydrolase, which translates to MFGQLRSRKSVVPVRTLIAVAAVGLSATATALFGGLPHSGTPSLAGQEDQWTAVHDGPQRYPDVHLDADVPIRMSDGIVLEANIYRPVDDSGAVVTEPLPTIVNLTPYTKLMTDLVGQAVEHPALQPLVMSMVEQINLSGTPISSFGDLLHALDGGTVPTVLGLDRNLIRSGYTLVVADVRGTGQSQGRWETLSAREQLDTRELIDWAAGQSFSNGKVAMSGGSYAAINQLRAAEDAPAALRAIFPVVPGSDLMRDVVAPGGGVGTTFLPMWLNTVNQLKFVPDLKAMFTGTFDWKWLSARVADPATNVDLLAAALFTPSLDQMPPALSDALDEHSPFRQAIMGHPERVTVPTFVYGGWHDIFADGATKIYQAIPLSPGRKQLVVGDTYHANPGAGTGVPGAPPRLEVLQRAWFDKWLKDIDNGIDHYGPIVLKEQGGGWVTIPEYPQPGAVHRRVYLTATPSGTAVASVDDGSLSAQPPAGVDALTVAPGLATLCSRDAAQGSAGSGAVLDACAKDSRIAEHDALTFTSAPVTAPTAISGPIGIHLNVLHDATDGFWNATVNDVAPDGTSTTLTTGQLTVSMRAVDDARSARSANGDYTIPFHPLTAASREPVTPGRPAAIDIAVIPTQARLQIGHRLRIDLFAADAPKSMPFRPMLNDSELKPQHLQLDPNAPSFVNLPTDRPIG; encoded by the coding sequence ATGTTCGGGCAGCTGCGATCGCGTAAATCCGTGGTGCCCGTCCGAACCCTGATCGCTGTTGCGGCAGTCGGACTTTCCGCGACCGCCACCGCGCTGTTCGGCGGACTCCCGCATTCCGGCACCCCGAGTCTGGCCGGTCAGGAAGATCAGTGGACCGCGGTCCACGACGGGCCCCAGCGGTATCCCGATGTCCATCTCGACGCTGATGTCCCGATCCGGATGAGCGACGGCATCGTGCTCGAGGCCAATATCTATCGGCCGGTCGACGACTCCGGCGCGGTGGTCACCGAGCCACTGCCGACGATCGTCAATCTCACGCCCTACACCAAACTCATGACCGATCTGGTGGGGCAGGCGGTCGAGCATCCCGCCCTGCAGCCGCTGGTCATGTCGATGGTCGAGCAGATCAACCTGTCCGGCACCCCGATCAGCAGCTTCGGCGATCTGCTCCACGCACTCGACGGCGGCACCGTGCCGACCGTCCTCGGCCTGGACCGCAATCTGATCCGCAGCGGCTACACCCTGGTGGTCGCCGACGTCCGAGGCACCGGGCAGTCACAGGGCCGGTGGGAGACCCTCAGCGCCCGCGAACAGCTCGACACCCGGGAGCTGATCGATTGGGCCGCGGGACAATCCTTTTCGAACGGCAAGGTAGCGATGAGCGGCGGCTCCTACGCCGCCATCAACCAGTTGCGCGCCGCCGAGGACGCGCCCGCCGCCCTGCGCGCCATCTTCCCGGTGGTGCCCGGCAGCGATCTGATGCGCGATGTGGTCGCCCCCGGCGGCGGGGTCGGCACCACCTTCCTGCCGATGTGGCTGAATACCGTCAACCAGCTCAAGTTCGTGCCGGACCTGAAGGCGATGTTCACCGGCACCTTCGACTGGAAGTGGCTCAGTGCGCGCGTGGCCGATCCGGCGACCAATGTCGATCTGCTGGCCGCGGCGCTGTTCACCCCGTCACTGGACCAGATGCCACCGGCGCTGTCCGACGCGCTCGACGAGCACAGCCCGTTCCGCCAGGCGATCATGGGTCATCCGGAGCGAGTCACCGTGCCCACCTTCGTCTACGGGGGCTGGCACGACATCTTCGCCGACGGGGCAACCAAGATCTACCAGGCCATCCCCCTGTCACCGGGCCGCAAACAGCTGGTGGTGGGCGATACCTATCACGCCAACCCGGGTGCGGGGACCGGAGTACCCGGAGCGCCGCCGCGCCTCGAGGTGCTACAGCGGGCCTGGTTCGACAAGTGGCTCAAGGACATCGACAACGGGATCGATCACTACGGCCCGATCGTGCTGAAGGAACAGGGCGGCGGCTGGGTGACGATCCCGGAGTACCCGCAGCCGGGTGCGGTCCACCGTCGCGTCTATCTGACCGCGACGCCCAGCGGCACCGCGGTCGCCAGCGTGGACGACGGTTCACTGAGCGCCCAGCCGCCCGCCGGAGTCGATGCCCTGACCGTGGCGCCGGGACTGGCGACCCTGTGCTCGCGCGACGCCGCCCAGGGATCGGCTGGATCCGGGGCGGTGCTCGACGCCTGCGCCAAGGACTCCCGCATCGCCGAACACGACGCCCTGACCTTCACCAGCGCGCCGGTCACCGCCCCGACCGCGATCTCCGGGCCGATCGGCATCCACCTCAACGTCCTGCACGACGCGACCGACGGTTTCTGGAACGCGACCGTCAACGACGTCGCGCCCGACGGCACCTCCACGACCCTGACCACCGGGCAGCTGACCGTGTCGATGCGCGCGGTCGACGATGCCCGCAGCGCCCGATCCGCCAACGGCGACTACACGATTCCGTTCCACCCCCTCACCGCGGCCTCGCGCGAACCCGTGACCCCGGGTCGACCGGCGGCGATCGACATCGCGGTGATCCCGACCCAGGCGCGACTGCAGATCGGTCATCGGCTGCGGATCGATCTGTTCGCCGCCGACGCGCCCAAGTCGATGCCGTTCCGGCCGATGCTCAACGATTCGGAACTGAAACCGCAACATCTGCAACTGGATCCGAACGCCCCGAGTTTCGTCAATCTCCCGACCGATCGCCCGATCGGCTGA
- a CDS encoding DUF742 domain-containing protein, which yields MTRPGRDDTPDRLYTLTGGRSHPHTDAFDLVTLVVAESDPAPGMQSEQAAILDICRAPTAVVEIAAELRLPVGITMVLLADLLDAGKITVRHPYAAPTSSPWNSLPDTAILEKVLVGLRNL from the coding sequence GTGACCAGGCCGGGTCGAGACGACACACCGGACCGGCTCTACACCCTCACGGGCGGCCGCAGCCATCCGCATACCGATGCCTTCGATCTGGTGACTCTGGTTGTGGCCGAATCGGATCCGGCGCCGGGCATGCAATCCGAGCAGGCCGCGATCCTCGACATCTGCCGGGCTCCGACCGCGGTGGTGGAGATCGCCGCCGAGCTGCGACTACCGGTCGGCATCACGATGGTGCTGCTCGCCGACCTGCTCGACGCGGGCAAGATCACCGTGCGCCACCCCTACGCCGCGCCCACCTCGTCGCCGTGGAACTCGTTGCCCGACACCGCAATATTGGAGAAGGTTCTCGTTGGACTCCGCAACCTCTGA